The following coding sequences lie in one Chelonoidis abingdonii isolate Lonesome George chromosome 6, CheloAbing_2.0, whole genome shotgun sequence genomic window:
- the GPR150 gene encoding LOW QUALITY PROTEIN: putative G-protein coupled receptor 150 (The sequence of the model RefSeq protein was modified relative to this genomic sequence to represent the inferred CDS: deleted 2 bases in 1 codon), with protein sequence MLPGSAFISRAILSLASQESLYPKEQSRAKRRAGTGPLRARDRDCPAQDPSRPFAETLPGAMEDPFSLDRFSPVFNLSSALQPGWSLNLSSSPGDRRWSSISRQVRVISATAILLLGLLGNCLVLHRLCCCGCCGRGRRRRKMDFLIAHLALADLYGCGLALLSHLAAELLGAAWPEGDAACRLLKLLQGSGLLASSNVLVLLAMERHHVVRRPADPPLPARALAALGWLLALLLALPQAFVFRLASRPGGSRCQSIFEQLPRWHGQAYGVYGAVTGFLAPVSLLCWAYGRILLALWAAQEEKPPAARGEGGSGRRQGRPAARPLLLRLPAASCPMPRARVKTLQLTLVLIALFALCRLPRFVLELSMAFGPSGEAPAAAGLREARAALGIVAVTNSALNPYAYLLFQSHRPWARRLQRSLCSAGPGPTCCCPGLEGEPRRRPNHRAPHRHRPKGGPPPGAQRAAFCTPAPPSRSGPREPEDTFPCESGF encoded by the exons ATGCTGCCGGGAAGCGCATTCATCAGTCGCGCTATCCTTTCTCTTGCTTCCCAAGAAAGTTTGTATCCCAAAGAGCAGAGTCGAGCCAAGAGGCGCGCAGGGACGGGGCCGCTGAGAGCCCGGGAC CGGGATTGCCCTGCACAAGACCCCAGCCGCCCATTTGCTGAGACTTTGCCAGGAGCCATGGAAGATCCTTTCAGCCTCGACAGATTTTCCCCAGTATTCAACCTCTCGagtgccctgcagccaggctggagcctgaatcTCTCGTCCTCCCCCGGGGACAGGCGCTGGTCTTCCATTAGCCGGCAGGTGCGGGTGATCTCCGCGACCGCCAtcctgctgctggggctgctgggcaATTGCCTGGTGCTGCATCgcctctgctgctgtggctgctgcgGCCGGGGCAGGCGGCGGCGGAAGATGGATTTCCTTATCGCCCACCTGGCACTGGCCGATCTCTACGGCTGCGGGCTGGCCCTGCTCTCGCATCTGGCTGCGGAGCTGTTGGGGGCCGCCTGGCCAGAGGGCGACGCCGCCTGCCGCCTGCTTAAGCTACTGCAGGGCTCCGGCCTCCTGGCCTCGTCCAATGTGCTGGTGCTCCTCGCCATGGAGCGGCACCACGTGGTAAGGCGGCCGGCGGATCCGCCGCTGCCCGCCCGGGCCTTGGCCGcgctgggctggctgctggcgcTGCTGCTcgccctgccccaggccttcGTCTTCAGACTCGCCTCCCGCCCCGGGGGCAGCCGCTGCCAAAGCATCTTCGAGCAGCTGCCGCGCTGGCACGGCCAGGCCTACGGCGTGTACGGGGCCGTCACCGGTTTCTTGGCGCCCGTCAGCCTGCTGTGCTGGGCCTACGGCCGCATCCTTCTCGCCCTCTGGGCCGCCCAGGAGGAGAAGCCGCCCGCGGCGCGCGGGGAAGGCGGCAGCGGCCGTCGCCAGGGGCGGCCGGCCGCGCGGCCTCTGCTGCTGAGGCTGCCGGCCGCCAGCTGTCCCATGCCCCGGGCTCGGGTCAAGACGCTGCAGCTGACGCTGGTGCTGATCGCCCTGTTCGCGCTCTGTCGCCTGCCCCGCTTCGTGCTGGAGCTCAGCATGGCCTTCGGTCCCAGCGGGGAGGCCCCAGCCGCGGCCGGGCTGCGGGAGGCGCGGGCGGCGCTCGGCATCGTGGCGGTGACCAACAGCGCCCTGAACCCCTACGCCTATCTGCTCTTCCAGAGCCACCGGCCCTGGGCGCGGCGTCTGCAGAGGAGCCTCTGCAGTGCGGGACCCGGCCCGACCTGCTGCTGCCCCGGCCTCGAGGGAGAGCCCCGCCGCCGCCCGAACCACCGTGCCCCGCACAGACACCGCCCGAAGGGCGGGCCGCCCCCCGGAGCGCAGCGCGCCGCGTTCTGCACCCCAGCGCCGCCGTCCCGCTCAGGCCCCCGGGAGCCTGAGGACACCTTCCCCTGTGAGAGCGGCTTCTAA
- the RFESD gene encoding Rieske domain-containing protein isoform X1: protein MSCSSVDLSSIETPDKVKADAPVYVGKEEDIKQSQRITASVHDREVVVFYHEGKFYAMDRRCYHAGGPLHLGEIEDINGQPCIICPWHKYKITLATGEGLYQAINPTEPSATPKWRSKGIKQRTHKVTVDNGSVYVTPSDLSISCDSDYYADKYKKTGSSDMKK, encoded by the exons ATGTCATGCTCTAGTGTGGATCTAAG CTCAATTGAAACACCTGATAAAGTGAAGGCTGATGCTCCTGTATATGTTGGTAAAGAAGAAGACATAAAACAGTCCCAAAGAATAACAGCCAGTGTCCATGACAGAGAAGTTGTCGTTTTCTACCATGAAGGGAAATTTTATGCCATGGACCGTCGCTGTTACC ATGCAGGAGGTCCTTTACATCTTGGAGAGATAGAG GATATCAATGGACAGCCCTGCATTATTTGCCCTTGGCACAAGTATAAAATTACTTTGGCAACAGGAGAAGGCTTATATCAAGCAATAAACCCTACAGAACCATCAGCAACACCAAAATGGCGATCAAAAGGAATAAAGCAAAGAACTCACAAGGTTACTGTAGACAATGGAAGTGTTTATGTGACTCCTTCGGACTTATCTATCAGCTGTGACTCTGATTACTATGCTGATAAGTACAAAAAGACTGGAAGTTCTGATATGAAAAAATAA
- the RFESD gene encoding Rieske domain-containing protein isoform X2, with translation MDLHSSIETPDKVKADAPVYVGKEEDIKQSQRITASVHDREVVVFYHEGKFYAMDRRCYHAGGPLHLGEIEDINGQPCIICPWHKYKITLATGEGLYQAINPTEPSATPKWRSKGIKQRTHKVTVDNGSVYVTPSDLSISCDSDYYADKYKKTGSSDMKK, from the exons ATGGATTTGCACAGCTCAATTGAAACACCTGATAAAGTGAAGGCTGATGCTCCTGTATATGTTGGTAAAGAAGAAGACATAAAACAGTCCCAAAGAATAACAGCCAGTGTCCATGACAGAGAAGTTGTCGTTTTCTACCATGAAGGGAAATTTTATGCCATGGACCGTCGCTGTTACC ATGCAGGAGGTCCTTTACATCTTGGAGAGATAGAG GATATCAATGGACAGCCCTGCATTATTTGCCCTTGGCACAAGTATAAAATTACTTTGGCAACAGGAGAAGGCTTATATCAAGCAATAAACCCTACAGAACCATCAGCAACACCAAAATGGCGATCAAAAGGAATAAAGCAAAGAACTCACAAGGTTACTGTAGACAATGGAAGTGTTTATGTGACTCCTTCGGACTTATCTATCAGCTGTGACTCTGATTACTATGCTGATAAGTACAAAAAGACTGGAAGTTCTGATATGAAAAAATAA